The Plasmodium gaboni strain SY75 chromosome 3, whole genome shotgun sequence genome includes the window ataatataaatggaaaggtttttaaaaatttagaTGATAATTGTTATAATTTGCCAActaataatttatatattgataaGGAGGGCAAAATGAATTTAACGGGAAAGGAACATTATAATGCAGCACCAAGTAATGAATATAAccataataataataagaacacaaataattataataacaacagttataataacaataatttttttaataacaattataatgataataattataataatagtaataataaaggaatgggaaataaatatgataggagtttaaattatttaaaaaaagaacatGATATGGTTgattatgaatataataataaaggtaatataagaaaaaatgattCGGAGAAATATTGGGATAATCCACCTTTACATTATTCtaagaaaaataattatgatatttttactttgggagatattaaaaagtatgcaaaaaataatgagaagaaaggaaataataaatttatgaatatgaatgataataacagtaataataatatgaatagtaatagtaatagttataataatatatttaaagataatgatgaagaaaaCTTAACCAAAAGTAATTTTGCAAAGTGGtttaagaataataatatgaatgttaatgaaaatacagacataataaaatatctgaataataaaaataatcaagGACAATCAGAAGGAAAGAACAACAAcaatagtaataataataataataataaaaataatatttttcaagGTAATAGTAGGAATTATGAAAATGCcatgtataatataaataataataataataatagtaataataaaaatgaagcTTCTTTTAATAcagataatataaacacaAATAATGGTAGggaagaagaaaaaattagCAATACTGTTGCTGAATTATTAATGAAACAGATTTCTATGATTAAAGAACGTAATAAAGGTATGGATGttatggaaaaaaaaaatacgTTTGGTTTTTTAGATAACAATTATCAGAATTATGgaagtaataataattctagtttagaaaaaaacaatatgaaagaaaatgatatatattcaaaagAAGCAAGCAAAAGAATAATGGATATTTTCAGAACATTAAATTCAAATGGTTTAGTGTCACAAGAATCATTATTGGAGAATCAAGGTATACCtaacaataataacaatTACAATAATTACAGtaataatagaaataagaatcaaaataatattaatatgaatcataataataatatgaataacaatatgaattattacaaaaataatcataaatATCATTCAATGGATAATGTgacatataaaaaaaactttattaataattatagCAATAATGatggaaataataataatagtaataataatagtaataatgtggaacattattatatgaataataaaaaggcttttaaaaataaaattaataacTACCATAATTTACcagataataaaaataatatcatgaataataatacatataataatattaataaaaataatttatctAATATGGAAAATTTTCCACcatcattatcatttaataattcagatgttaataaaaataatacacaaggaaatattaatattactCCCATAATTAATTCAATATTACGTTTAGATAATGAAGTTGATAATGTGCACAACAATTCAATATCTGAAAACATACAGAATGCAAAAGTAAGTAATGTTTTAGATTCATTAAAGTCATTATTAAAAGCTTCAAAAAACCAaggtaataataattataatataccaaaaaattttaataataataataataatcataataatagtaatagcaaatttataaatta containing:
- a CDS encoding hypothetical protein (conserved Plasmodium protein, unknown function); protein product: MEKEEDLKDFCVIDNRGSDSPIDVSCDNIIDKNGNVIYKSYNNVYKLTYKHIFKYKRISCISTDVIYDENGNGYTPLYHYYYDDVINSDTNKEENYEINEEIYNRESTKQECLKYDMYELLLLRFLKYECENDDSEDILNKYCFIRERKCNKPGGNKYIPRDRSNNNNNIGNNVNGMNNYVLLNNNNMRIRNIYNNNNNNNNINNNNNFNNNFNIHNNDNNDDGYVKGRHRGNYLSSSLNNINGKVFKNLDDNCYNLPTNNLYIDKEGKMNLTGKEHYNAAPSNEYNHNNNKNTNNYNNNSYNNNNFFNNNYNDNNYNNSNNKGMGNKYDRSLNYLKKEHDMVDYEYNNKGNIRKNDSEKYWDNPPLHYSKKNNYDIFTLGDIKKYAKNNEKKGNNKFMNMNDNNSNNNMNSNSNSYNNIFKDNDEENLTKSNFAKWFKNNNMNVNENTDIIKYLNNKNNQGQSEGKNNNNSNNNNNNKNNIFQGNSRNYENAMYNINNNNNNSNNKNEASFNTDNINTNNGREEEKISNTVAELLMKQISMIKERNKGMDVMEKKNTFGFLDNNYQNYGSNNNSSLEKNNMKENDIYSKEASKRIMDIFRTLNSNGLVSQESLLENQGIPNNNNNYNNYSNNRNKNQNNINMNHNNNMNNNMNYYKNNHKYHSMDNVTYKKNFINNYSNNDGNNNNSNNNSNNVEHYYMNNKKAFKNKINNYHNLPDNKNNIMNNNTYNNINKNNLSNMENFPPSLSFNNSDVNKNNTQGNINITPIINSILRLDNEVDNVHNNSISENIQNAKVSNVLDSLKSLLKASKNQGNNNYNIPKNFNNNNNNHNNSNSKFINYNSQQFYPSHQQQQQQQQQQQIQMQTQINRTHLNDYNKKKFNKKERYPMKYPEFDGTTNETMMVREKAERQLV